AGAAGCAGTTAACACTGAGACAGGAAATGCCATCAGCACTAGGACGTGCCAACTCTTGACCTCAGCAACACTGATAATCAAGTTGCACTTCTAAACAGAGTGCACAAAAGCACATTTAAGTTTTCTCTCACTAAACAGTGGCGACATTCAATGTGTATCCAGGATAAAAACTCAACTAACTTACCATTAACAGCAACAAGATCTCCCAAAGGCACGCAAGTCAAACCAGCAGAACCTTCTTCACAAAGGGGATGTGTGTACTGTAGTTTATAGACACCACTCCCTCTCCATTTCTCTGGCATAGATACTGCCTTGGCTTCTGTCCCCTAAAAATGCAAAGAGGTAACACACTGACACACTTTAGCCACATACCAAGGCtgaagggtaaaaaaaaaaagaggattaaaGGTTAGGAAATGCCAGAATTATGCTTGCGATTCAACTCTTAGTTTAGTCCCAGTGCACGTTACGACACAGACTATAATTACAAGATATAAAcacatgtagtgacaggataagggggaacggctttaagctgacagagggtagatttaaattagacattaggaaaaaattattcactgcgagggtgatgagacactggcacaggttgcccagagaagctgtggctgccccatccctggcagtgttcaaggccaggttggacacaggggcttggagcaacctgctctagtggaaggtgtccctgctcatggcagggggctggaactggatgagctttaaggtccctttcaagcAATCTATGATTACATACTGTTTTCCCCAAAGTGATAGCAAATCTAAGGTGAAGTTTAGAAATTTTTTGTCCTGCCCCAGTTTCTGACAGGAAAGGTTGTTCTACAAGCACTCACacctatttcttttctgccaTCCATTCCAGCATTTGGACAACTTTGGCATGTACGTTAATTTGCTGAATGAAAAACATGTTGTTGCACCTTTTCTGTGAACTTTAAATGTCTGACAAGACTTGAAGAACCACAgcttgaaattaatttgaacaTCTGAGCAGACtaacagtttttcctttcaattccAGTATGAAAAGGCTCAGATGGAATCACAGAGGGGGATAACAAAACCACAAGTGCAAATGGACTCGCTCTTTCCTCTTAAATCTGCAAAGCAATCATTTTCCCTACTGCCAAGCCTACTCACTGATGTGAACATTCTTCCCAGTGGCAAATGTATTCTTCAGATAGTGTTTCAGGCTATGTGAATGCAATTAACTTAGCAGATTTATTAAATTGGTATTGGCCAACCAGACACATAAAGTGACCCCCACATGTGCTTAATTATcctcactgcaagaaaggacaaaagaatttaaacatCTTCCCTGAGACAAAGTCTTTTTTTGCATATTCAGCCACATATTAGTAAACATACAATGCAAATCTGAAAATCTAAGGGGAAAAGGTGAATTCATACACAGTACAGAGGTACTGCCATAGATGCTCAAATACAACACCTCTGTAGGTTAGCGGAACCAAAGCCTAACTTAACGCAGAtagggggattggaactagatgatctccaaggtcccttccaacctaaaccattcttatgattctgtgatatacAAAGGCAGATCTTCAGATGCATCCTGTATCACACATTCCCACGGTATTTCACAGCTTTCTCATACTGACCAAGAAATCTCCTGTTTGGTTCTGCACCTACCTGAGGTACATAGCCTGTCTCCATCATGAGAAGGTGTAGTAGAACAATCAAGGCATCAGTGGCACTGGTACACTCAGCAGAAAGATAGAGCATCTCTAAGGAGTGTGGTATTTCACCATCAGCAGCTTCACTGCACAGCATGGGTTCGGAGGGATAGGAACCTGTACCTTCTTCCAGGTCAACATCTTCTGGGACTAATCCTGAAGGAAATTCTAGGCTGGATCCTGCCTTcaagggaaagcaaaacagaactCTGTTCAGAAAATTACATCTAGATACATCAACATTACTAGCCTGCTTATTCAAGTCTCCTGTACTGATTTCCCATACATATTGAAGAGATTCATTACACCTCCATTTTCTTGTATCCCAGCTGGAGACCAGGATTATACAAATAGCCTCCCTGACTTCTGATATTTATAATGCAAGCTCTCCATAAAAGAGTCTGTCACGTTACCGAATATACTACCTGAAGACAAAGTGATAATAATGTGTTAAACCTTCATTAGAATTTTTACAACATGCACAGGAGCAATTTACTCACTACAGTATCaccatttatttaaatttagcCAACATGTATGGCAAGTAACCAAAATAACTTGGGCTGCTTAAAAACACAATAGGCTTaaatagctgggaaaaaatCACCAATGGAGTGGTTTTATCATGGTTTCCTTCTACCAAAATCATACCATATTATCACGTTAACTGATAAAACCacccacagacacacagaaaaaaaaaagtgatgaatGAAAACTGTACGTAGATTTACCTAAGGGAAGGGTCATGGAAAAAACTGTCTAAAGGAACTGCAGCTACTTCTCCCTCACATCTATGCCCAGTGGCACAAGACACCCTTACGAGGCTGGCACAGCCACCCACCCATGgaatttcctttctcattaaCAGCAAAGCACATAGCCCGAGTTAAACAGATTTTCAGACTTCCAGAGCTCTTCTACAATGACAGTTGCTTTGAAACTCTCTTGCCGTCTTCAGCCACAATTTTGGAGGAAGATGCCAGAATCCTTCATTTAAATACACAGGGAACATACATAGCCAAATAAATGGCTATGTATCAGACAAGTATAAGGAGCCAATACTCTGAAGATATTCTCTACTGTATAGAACAGCATCTGACACAGAgatgccttcttttttttttttgccttgtgtttGATAGGGCAATTCTTATGTACTTACCCTCTCATCACTCTTTTGAACTTCCACTTTCTGGTGGTCAGACCGCTCATTCTGCCCTTCTTTTGGACTGATGGCCTGACTTTTGTTGGATGGCTCTTGACCATTCTGAAGCGGGGAGGAagtagaagaagaagaaggaggaggtaGGTTGGATTGTCCATCTGCTTCTTCTAGTAGTAAGCATATCAAATCACCAGAAACAATCCCATATGAAGCTAAGGTTTTCTCATCTTCTGTGAGAGCATCTTTTCTGTTCAATGTTATTAAAAACCTGGTATCAGGactgcagaatgaaaaaagaaacatgattgACTGCACCTGGGTAACTGCACACAAAGGTATATAGTTAGAAATGCATACTACAATAGTACTATGCCATGCGTTTTAATGCATTCATAATTAGCCATATATTAAAGgaagagtgaagaaaaaaaatggtatttaatTACTTCCCCCATGTTTTTCTCCAAGTAGATTTTAAGTAGCTGTAGCTGCTTGGTAGGTATAACTTCATTTACAGTTAACTGTTCATAAAAGAGTTaccaaggaaagcaaacaagtgCCCTCCAAATTAGAAGGTATTCACACCTGGCAAAACAAGCTTTAAACAAACTACTGGCTgagattatttaaaaacaagataGTCTTGCAGGCTGGCCCACCTCGCTTTCTCATTGAGAACACCATTCATTTCAAAAGGCCAGAATGCTAGTTACAATTAAGGGTAATAAGATGCTTCAGGACAAGCACAATAAAACCAATCAGAAACGAAACTGGTTAGAAGAGAAGCAGCTATCCAGTATAAGCTATATAACACACCCACTGTGGCAAAACAAGCACTTCACTTCAGATTTCGCCTGCCCACACTGCCGTGCAGCACGGCGCGGTGCTATCAGTGCGTTTCACTGTGAAGCATTAGCACATCGCACCCAACTACAGGTGAGCATTTCCCACGGGCAGTTTCGCTTTTTAGCCCGGCAGCGACGGCCCATGAGGCAAACCCCACCTCAGGCTGTGGAGACCCGCTCAGCAACCCCAAGAACGGCGCAAACCCTCCAGCCAGGCGATCTTATAACCCCCGCCATGGCCTGCCCGGTGCCGCCCGGCGGGACGCCGCACACGGGCCCGCCGCCCGCCTGCAGGGGGCAGCAGCGCCgtccctccccccgccccgcaaCGCGTGGTACGGCCCCGCCAGCCCAAGCCCCGCGTGCGCGCGGCCACCGCCCTCCCCCGAcacttttccccctctctctcctcccccccccagcgATGGTTCGCTCCGCACGTTACCTGTacccccaggcaggcagcagggtcTGCCGCAGCTGCGCGCGCAGCTCCCCCAGCGTTGGCTCCGCCCCCTCTACCTCCAGTGGCGCCGTTCGCTTCTGCATTCGCACACGAAGCTTCATGGTGGCGGCGGTAGCAGAGGCGACGGCAGCAAGTCGCCCGCCCTCACGCCCTTAAGCAACCCTTAGCTGGCCCTTAAGCGGAAGGCGGCGGTGGCGGCAGCGGCGCAAGGGCTGCCGGGGCGTGCCGGTGTTTTGGTTGGCGCGGCACCGCCCCCGACCGCGCACCGCCCCCGGCGCGCGTGCCTACCCCGTCAGCGCCTGCCCTGCCCAGCCGCGATCGATGATTGGGCGCTCGGGCTGTGGCGCGCATGCGCCGGGAGGCGGGCCGGCCGCTCGGCGGGGCGGTTGCTTTTTATCGGCGTTCCGGGAGTTGCTGCTTTTCGCCACCGTTACTGaggtggttttgctgctgcGGTTCAGCAGTGGCTTATTCCCCTCTCAGCGGGTTGTCCCCGCCTGTGCCTGGAAGGGGATAGACGCCGGCGGGAGTGATTTCTGCGCGCTGGCTGCCAGCCTGCCGCCGTGTGGGGTGGAGGGGTTCGGTTGGGCTGCGCTTTTCACTGGCACACTGGTTTAGATGTTGCTCTAAAACACGCCTGTTGCTGGCTGGGTCTTAAACTGTTGGCGAAGTTCATGGAAACGTGCTAGCGGAAGGGGTGAAGGATGCTGTTTTATAAAGGagcgtggggttttttttaaggcagaCAACTGAGGTAATGTTTTAATGCCCGCGGTCAGGTAATCTCGCCAAAAGTATAAAGTGTCACAAAGTCAAGTTTACTGGCATTAGTTCGCCTTTATGTGTCATACTTAGGGTAAATAGTCCCTCTCCACATCTTGGATCTTTCAAAAGGTAGACTCAGTTTCATCGAGGAAGAAACACTTTGCAGAAGTGTAATGTCAGTTGGGGAGGAATTGTAAAAGGTGTGATTTATTCAAGTTTTTACGTGATGAATTCCATTAAATTTTAGACCGGTCAATTTAGAGGTAACTTCAGATCAATGAGTATTCTCAGTTCATCTTGGTTTACTTTCTAATACAATTTACTTACGTACTTCCTTACAAGGAATAGCACAAGAAATACGAGGTGCAGGAAAATTGGGGTACTTTCTAAGAATATAGTGTGAAAACAATACATAAAGTGAACTTGAAACACCTTATACAGCTGTCACCAAGTAAAACTGCTCATTATGGCACTACTCACATTGTTTAAACCTGCATTTATAGGAGCAGCCCTACCTGTGTCCCTTCAGCACTTACAGGGCCAGTCAGAAAAAGGAgactaaaacaacaaaaattctgTTCTGGGCTACAGGTGAAATCCCCTTAATGTCGTCTGAACATGGTCATCAAACCCACCTAAACCAACCCTGTGGTTGCTGACCTTCAATTTGCTTTGATAGCACTGGTTTGCTGTCAAATAAGTCTCAAACTGAAGGGCAGCCATCACCTGGTTTCAACACATCAGTAAATTACTTGATGGAAAGGAGAGGCTGGTATTGATGAAGTGATGAAAGGAAGGGCAAAGGGACTACTGAGATGGAATACCACTCATTGAGCAATGGAAGAGCTGATGCTCATTACAGTCAGCTTGGTGGTAGGTAGCAGGCCCTCAGCTGTGAGCATTAAACCAAGTGATTTCCCAAGAAAATTGTTGTGCCATTTGCTACTACCCTTTCTGAGAAGTGCTTGTGCAGTCCTCATCAAATGGAGCCACATCCTGGATAAATCTGGAAGAGTAAGTTGTTGTGGCAAAGGGGGATGAGAGTGGGAGGAAGTGGTAAAGGCAGGGATAAAGAGGCTAGAAAGGAGAATGTGTGAAGAGGGATTTAGAACATTGTGTCTGTTGGAAattgctttcctctctcctgaaGGTTGAGGCCGGTGAGTCATGCCGCTGCCTCAACATCATGACCATTTTCCAGTAGCTGTGGATGCCTCACTCTTTTGTCCTTAGTGTTGTCCCTGTCCCAGCCACCTTCCAGCATTCTCACTGGCACCAGGGCAGCTTAGCCTGCGCCTCCTTAGGAAGGGTGGAGGAGGCTTCCCCAGTATGAGAAATGTTCCTGGGTACAGTTGTGATGTTTGTAGCAGAAGCGCCATTTCAGTAGCTTGCACAAGCTAAAGCAGTTGCCTGAAACAAAATAGTTCAAGTTTCTCAGGAGCTAGCTATAGTAGTTATTATTAAGCAACCAGCTACACCACTCACAAGTGAGCATTCCTGATGGCATTCTGCCaattttccctttgaattttATGAATCATGCCTCAATATAAGGTTTAGACACATTCTCCACACGACAGTAAGTATTAAACAGGAGAACATCATAAGAAATGGTCCTGATGAAAGGCTAAAACATTTTCCACGGCTTTCAAGTTTGTCTGTGCAAATTTCAAATGACCTGATATTATTTATTTCGTCACACATCTTTCTAAAAGTGCTgatgaataatatttttctccacctttttcattttgtttcgGTCTGCAGGCAGGAGACTTCCAATGGCCATGTGTGAAGTTGACCTCAGGCTGGGAAGAGGACTGTGTCAAAATAGTACAGGAAACCTGTGTGCTTACAAGCTAGAAGAAGGGGTTTTATTCAGAAGAATTTTGACTTTCAGCATAGGTCGCCCTCATCAGAAATGGTGAATTATGTGTAAGTCTAATTCATTGAAATAATACACAGCATGGTGACTAAAGAAAGCTGGCTATAAGTAGCTGAGAATGGTTGTTAAAGACAATGTGGTTTCTCAGCTCGAAGTACTTTATTAAAGGTTTTTCTCCCCTACATGGTCAATGTAGAACACAAGCAATAGCATCCATTCCACCAAAGAAGGAAAACCCTATTGATAGCCCTGATGTTTTCTCTTGagaaatttgaaatttaataTAGCTGGAGTCCTGTTGACCTGCAGTCAACTTCCCATGGTAGAGAACTATAAAAAGTAAAGGTCATTGCTTCAGTTATATAGCTCAtggaattttactttttttcccctgaaaactGAGTGTAGTAATAAAGCTGTGAGCCAGTGGACCTTTTccattacttttctttctgtatttgccACTACAGAGAGTATACACAAGACTAATGAGTGAGCCAAACAGCTCAAAGAAAACTAGAGAGGAAACCTTAGAATAGATCTACACAAATGATGGACTCAGGTCTGAATCTGGGCAGATCCCAGACAAGTAATGCCTCCTGCATTCCTGTCCAAGGTCTCAATATTTCTTAGTCTTCCCGTGTCTCTTGGGGACCAGCTTAAGATCACCCTTACAAGTGTGCAGTGCAAAGCTAGAAGAAGAATACCAATTCTTTTTTTGCTAAATGGGCTTTGGTAAAAATGAATGTGGTAGTCCTGGTTCAGGTGCTCATATAGGGCAGTTACAGAGGTCAGCAACATGAACTCAATGGATCCAAACAGtggaaagtgatttttttccattggctCATCAGACAACTGCCTCCCAACATAGTTATCCGTTGTTAATGGATTCTATGTAGGCACTGCGGCtatgttatttattttgcagcctGGCACAGGTTAATAATTCTCTGGCAACTCTGCTGCAAGGCTTTGAAAGACCCTATGAAGGGCATCAGTAGGCAAGCCATGATCAGGAAAAGCTGTGCTAACACAGTGCCTTTGCAAAGCCTCCGAAAGATTAGTGGGGTCCCAGACTTGCTCACAAATATAACCTGTGGGGTAAGGGCAGCATTTGCCTGCTATGGATTCTGTTTCAAGGTTTCGTTGTGCTAGAGTGACTGCTGCCTCATGAGTTGGGAAGTGGATAGTACTGCTTTCACACTAAATGGAGAAAACCACAAACATGAATTTACTGGAGTTTTTTCTGTAGGTATTTCCAGTAGTTGTGGAGAGGTGGAGATCACCTGCTTTAGTGTCATTTATCAAACTTGTGTCTGTGTCatttgctgcttgctttaaGTATTCCTGCCAATATATCTCTCCTATCAAACATAAATTTTGTATTCCTTTTCCCTCAGAGGCGATATTCCATATGGAATATCAGTGTGTAGGAAGGGTTAAAGTCTTGAAGCTATTGAGTCCTTTTTGATCTGGCATTGTTGAGTGAGCTGTAGAAAACCTACCTATATTTGAGCATGCGGCAGAGTAACTAGAAACAATGGAGCAAGAGAGATACTGAAAAATCCATTCCCAGTTCTGTGATAACAGCAGAGAGATTTGTGAAACTAAAGAGCTCTTTCTGGATTTCAGGTTGGGAGACACTATATTTGCTATCATGTTTGAGAACTGTTTGTCTTGTGTTTGTTAACTATTGAGGTTTCTTTTGTGAAtttttggaaatgaaaggaaTTCTTGTGTGAGCTGCAAGTGGGGAGTTTAGTGCAGGACCAAGGCAAGACAAGGACACAATTCTTCAGAGATACTCTAGGAGGTTGGTTAGTTTAAGATAGTGTGGTTTTATGGCTGTGCTAAACTTGTACAAGACAATgatagtgacttttttttttcctcagaagttTTCTTAGTTCTTGGGCAGATTTCAGCTATAATCTTTATTGCAAGTTTTACTTAAAGTTTTTGCAGACTATTCACAAAGGAGAAACCAAATGTGGTATCTACAGACTGGTAAGTAGGGTACTTCATTAGGGTGAGACAGGTACACAAATTGAAACAAAGGAGTTTTTCCTTGAGGGAAGAGATGGATACAGATATTTTGTGACTCATGGTGTGCATCGTTTATGATTATGTTTGCATCATAAATGTTGTTAACAGGTCCTGAGGCAAAGGTGAGAAGATGCTAAAGACATGGTattctttcctgctgtgttgGCTGTCCTTGCAGCTTGAGGCTAATCCTGGTCTTAAAGTGAGGATTACTCAGAAAGGGCTGGACTATGGTATGTCAGACATTGCCAGAAGTTAATTTATGATAAATACTTTATGCACAGAATATAGTTCCTTAATAAAACTGCAGTGTAGAAACAAGCTCCTTAAATATTGAAATAGAATAAATTCCTTTTGTCACCTCACACCAGGAACAGCTTTTGTCTCTTCTCTCacttatttccttcctttttgtgcACTCCAGGTGTGAATTTATCCTTCTATTGGTGAGTACATTCTCCTACACTCCAACAGTGTTTCTACTATATTCCTCATATCGATGTACTTTCTTAGAACTAGGATGAGATGGTCATATAAttgctcctttttttaaagtgtcaaAAACCTAATTGAAAGTGCAATATTTTATTGAAGATAAGAAGACataatttggaaaaaagctTACCATTTTGGAACAGCCAAGTAGCAGCACACTTTTACTCTCATTCGTCTCTTTGGCGTGGGATAGCATCTGAATGTGCCATTCTTTCAAAAAATCTAGTAACTGCCTGCCATAATTCTGCCCCTTAACAGAATATCAGCAATTTCCACAATATATTTTCCGTATTCTTTCTAATCATGCTAACTTTCACTGTCTCTTACCTAAGACCTAGTCCATGGGTGTGGAGGGCACACAGTATAATTCCAGTTGTTTACagaattaatattaataatcaAGGTTAACAAGGCACAAATTCAACAAAGGCTGGGTCATGCTAAGGATTAATCGTCATTTATGTTCTGAACATGCTGACAGGCAAACAATAGACTTGTGAAATGAAAAGTAGAAGCTCAGGGTTTACGCCTTCGAGATGAAAGCAGGGATCAGGTCCACTTATTTCTCTGAGCATTGTTTTAAAGGCTTTGAGGAGTTGAGAAGTGTAGGGCAAACATCAGTCACCCAAACCAGAACTGATCTTCCTATCTTTTATGACATACAGGAGAAGTCGTACCCCAGGGATCTCTCATGTCTTTAGAAATGAGGATTCAGCCTGGTATTTCTTAGTATGAGCCCAGCACGTTTTGTGACgttcagcctggccttcaaGTGCTGAGCCAACACCCCTGCATTAGTAGCAAAAACAGACATTAACAGTGTGCCTCCCAAAGGTATTGAGCATGGTGCCTTTCATGTTTCAATATGAGATTTGAAGGCTGAGGCAATAGATCCTGCCTACGTGCTCCTTTCCTGCTGCAAGAACACTGAGAGAAATTCCACCAGGATCACTGGCTGCCTTCACTGACAGCCATAAGAGAGCTTTAAGTTATTTCAGTGGGAGCCCATATCTTGCTTTGGAGGCAGGAATTCTGAGGGAATCATAATTCATCTCTGCTTCataaaagatgcattttataaAAAGGTATTCCGGCGATGAGTTACCATTGAtttcagttctttgcttttttaatacactgaagtctgggggagaaaaaaatacatattttgtatttagCAACTGTGTGGCCAAAAGCTAAAGAAACTCATgctaaaaatatctgaaaacagaacCTCATTCCTATCTTAAAGTTTTCGCAGTGTCTTTATCAAAGATgagcaaaaagaaggaaggcACCAGGAATTTTGGATTTAAAGATGTTCTGTTTGTTGATTTTAGGTGTATTATCAATGCACAAGTGGCACTGAAGCATTCAAAAAAGTAGGGCTTCCTTAAAGCAAGGAGAGAAAGTAAGGAAATAAGTCAGAAATCTGCAGCATGCTGTAATATATAAGGTGCAGTGGCAAAACAAGTGTACtctgaaagaaatgggaagaaaacatttgaaaggaTTGTTTTTAAACCTCAAACAACTTCCTGTACACAAGCAACGATCCAGATAGTTCTGCATTTGACATGCCAGCACTTCAGATGCGTATATTGCACTTTTTTCATAAGTAAGCACTATGTATAGAAGTCATCTTGCTACTTCTTAACTGTCTTTTTCATCCAAAAGCTTTGAGACAATCTGAGGTAAAGGTGATGACCAAGTGTTTCCCAAGGCTATCCCCATTGTGAGTGAAGGAAGTGAAACAGTTTCAGAAACCTAACAGGAGTTTTAGAATATAAAGTACAACTCGGGGACAAAGTGGTCCTAACAGATTATCTTGATCTTGGGTTAAATCATTAGTGTATGAGGCTAATAGAAGTTATAAATGGGTGTATCAGTAGCTGGAAGGAGGTCTAgataagaatcatagaatcagagcATTTCAAGAACTATGTTAAAAGtgatatttaaattatttggcAGTATATCTGGACCTTTGGGTGCTTGAATCCAGTCTGCAAGGCATGTGCTTTTCTCTGTCCCCTTGTAGGCAGGAGGATTGGGATAGAGCTCCTGAAGCAAGAAGTACAGAAAGAGACTTTCCCAAGCTGGAGTGGGCAGGAGAGTTTCTCTGTTGTTAAAGTCAACTATGTCATTTCAAGGTAaagtaaatacatttcaaagttTTAGGATTAAACAGCTTATTATTATCACATAGTAATAATTAtgcagccttttttttgttgctgttgttctgatttgttttttaagtccTTCCTTCTGCCACACTTGGAGATGAGTTTTAGAAAGCTTCTGAAGGAGCACCTTGGCTAGtttttttaggggtttttttaatcagagtTTGGGACAAGACACGTCTAAGCATGACTATGACAGAGCAGGGGAAATGGGTGGGAAAGATGGTAGAATTGGTGTTATTAATAGTCTGATGCTAGAAGGGACCTGtagcagtgaaaataatttgtttgtgtttgatGAGAAAAAGCCACCAAAGGGCTAAGATGAAAATGTGTGCAGGGGGTGGTGTATCTGGCCTGGCACGGCAGGAAGATGACTTCTTTTTGTGTGGATTTATGATGGTAAATCAGGATTTTGATTGGGTAGGGCTCAACACCTATTTCCTGCTGAGGAAAATAATGTACCAGGTACAGCCAgtagaaaaacagttttatagAGTTTCCTACAATTTCTCCAAATAAGGagactaaaataaaagcaggtttTTCTACAGCCTTCAATCCCATCTTCCAATAGGCTGTTTTTCAgcatcagaaaaacagaaacttCTGGTCTTTTAATATTACTATCAAGTCAAAGTGTGCCGGTCAGTAgcattttacttccttttctttacaaattaCCCATGGCAAGAAATACCAATCTGTGAGACTTCATGTACTTTCTACTGGATAGAGTCTGCATGCTTTGCCTATGCTTGATATTTTCCCAATAGCCTGCTTTCCAGCAGGCCTCATTCTGTTATACCATCCTTGTGACCTTAATCCCTGCAGATCTGGGAAATCTGTGtttggacaggctggagaagaagagACTATGGGGTGGAGGTGCATGTGTCTTACTACATGTCTTCCACTGTCTTCTGGCTGGTGATTATAGAAAATATGGAGCCAGATTCTTCCTAGAGGTATACAGTGGAAGGATGATGCACAACAGACATGAGTTACATCAAGAAAAGTTCCAATTAGAAGTTAGGAAAAAATGCTAGGGAGCACCCGAGAAAGGGCCCAAAGAGGCTGGGAAATCTCCATTGTTGGGGGTGTTTAAGAGTCAAGTGGGCAGGGCCCCTGAGTTGGCCCAGCTTTGAGTAGGGGGTTGAACCATAAAATCTCTTGAGATCCCATTCCAGCCTAAATTATTACATGGTCTTCAAAACCCCAATT
The window above is part of the Strigops habroptila isolate Jane chromosome 3, bStrHab1.2.pri, whole genome shotgun sequence genome. Proteins encoded here:
- the FBXO7 gene encoding F-box only protein 7 isoform X2, encoding MKLRVRMQKRTAPLEVEGAEPTLGELRAQLRQTLLPAWGYSPDTRFLITLNRKDALTEDEKTLASYGIVSGDLICLLLEEADGQSNLPPPSSSSTSSPLQNGQEPSNKSQAISPKEGQNERSDHQKVEVQKSDERAGSSLEFPSGLVPEDVDLEEGTGSYPSEPMLCSEAADGEIPHSLEMLYLSAECTSATDALIVLLHLLMMETGYVPQGTEAKAVSMPEKWRGSGVYKLQYTHPLCEEGSAGLTCVPLGDLVAVNATLKINKEIKGVKRIQLLPASFVCFQEPEKVAGVYKDLQKLSRLFKDQLVYSLLAAARQALNLPDAFGLVVLPLELKLRIFRLLDVRSLISLSAVCRDLYTATNDQLLWRFMYLRDFRDPIARPRDTDWKEVKPTPLWRCCRSSFCVQTGVRGRFSWKQKSTSLKNEVRGKARGGRRSGIWCRRQ